Proteins found in one candidate division KSB1 bacterium genomic segment:
- a CDS encoding PAS domain S-box protein — protein MLQFNGLKLLGNHPTETQCRHRGEMVQKLLGWRFAGMSFRSRLLIGTIALVIAYGLIVTAVGSMLLQPSLLQQTFDSSRARSWYLARHLEPLLTTTGMPLSGLEQTRLANMLDDLLKLDNILNCVVYTANLKPVIEKGAVDSVAGAELNRLLAALPNHLQPVDCVIHRNGIRQAFVTIHPLFAQAKPEDTHVVQAAPLLSTARSAVPLVGFLRVDYDLTFVREQRVKFYQLNLLLMAIFLGAGIGLVMILNRGLHHPMRKLIDGAQRLGNGDLDHRIDIQGHNELALVGKSFNRMASRLKLREGQLQRSEALYRHLIQDALDGIFVVDRELRFIEVNEKFCEMFGCRREELLQSTLNEVIAKTSGAEEYISDILSRRPFRGELAIQPRTELALVSSLHNGKLAAFIETPAEKLNGHSGAPDKNAEPSRFQRGANDAALRNLLFARTIDLNAAPINDELYMGIARDITEKKHYEAELHRAAELRELLLRTMNDGIAVLDRAGYLLISNRALEEIFEMSQAELLQNRFLEFRRGWQIRTLEDEILPLHQHPIYLALNEQRRSSDCRLRIWRPEKEKYLSVNAAPLYDEREQLIGAIVALRDITATVQDGRAREILQQQMQQTAKLASLGELAAGVAHEINNPMTGIINYAQLLYDRAPQNDEKQFLLQGILRESDRVTKIVHNLLTFARQQPQEYHWASLPEMLDSVLHLMGHRLRKDGIRVSCVVPPDLPPLKCRSQQIQQVFINLLSNAHHALNEKYSGAHENKMLKITAGMLQRQDRRFIRMEFYDTGVGIAPETLPKIFDPFFTTKQRSEGTGLGLSISYGIIKEHQGDIFVESQLGEHTTFIVELPVDDGKMNDERHRDIASDAQN, from the coding sequence ATGCTTCAATTTAACGGACTAAAGCTGCTTGGCAATCATCCCACCGAGACGCAATGCCGTCATCGTGGGGAAATGGTTCAAAAACTCCTGGGCTGGCGTTTTGCCGGCATGAGCTTTCGCAGCCGTTTGCTCATCGGTACGATTGCTCTGGTAATCGCGTACGGCTTGATTGTCACCGCCGTCGGTTCGATGTTGCTGCAGCCGAGCTTGCTGCAACAAACTTTTGACAGCAGCCGCGCGCGCAGTTGGTATCTTGCCCGCCATCTCGAACCGCTTTTAACAACGACGGGAATGCCTCTCTCCGGCCTCGAGCAAACCCGGCTGGCAAACATGCTGGACGATTTGCTCAAATTGGACAATATTCTGAATTGCGTGGTTTACACGGCGAATCTGAAACCCGTTATCGAAAAAGGCGCTGTTGATTCTGTCGCCGGCGCCGAATTAAATCGTTTGCTTGCTGCGCTGCCGAACCATCTCCAACCGGTTGATTGTGTCATTCACCGCAACGGCATCCGGCAGGCCTTTGTCACGATACATCCACTTTTTGCCCAAGCCAAACCCGAAGACACGCACGTCGTGCAAGCCGCGCCATTGCTTTCAACCGCACGTTCGGCGGTGCCGCTGGTCGGTTTTCTGCGGGTGGATTACGATCTCACTTTTGTGCGCGAACAACGTGTGAAGTTTTATCAATTGAACCTGCTGCTCATGGCGATTTTTCTCGGGGCGGGAATCGGCTTGGTCATGATCTTGAACCGGGGTTTGCATCACCCGATGCGAAAACTCATCGACGGCGCGCAACGCCTCGGCAACGGCGATTTGGATCATCGCATCGATATTCAGGGGCATAACGAATTGGCGCTGGTGGGAAAATCGTTCAACCGCATGGCTTCGCGCCTCAAGCTGCGCGAGGGACAATTACAGCGCTCCGAAGCGTTGTACCGCCATTTGATTCAGGATGCGCTCGACGGCATTTTCGTGGTTGACCGCGAGCTGCGCTTCATCGAAGTCAATGAAAAATTTTGCGAGATGTTCGGCTGCCGCCGTGAGGAATTGCTGCAATCGACCCTGAATGAGGTGATCGCCAAAACCAGCGGCGCCGAGGAATATATCAGCGATATTTTATCCCGGCGTCCCTTCCGCGGCGAGCTGGCGATTCAACCGCGCACCGAGCTGGCGCTGGTATCGTCGTTGCATAATGGCAAGCTGGCGGCGTTCATTGAAACGCCGGCTGAGAAATTGAATGGACATTCCGGCGCGCCGGATAAAAATGCCGAGCCAAGCCGTTTTCAGCGAGGCGCGAATGACGCGGCGCTGCGGAATTTATTGTTCGCCCGCACGATCGATCTGAACGCGGCGCCGATCAACGACGAGCTGTACATGGGCATCGCACGCGACATTACCGAGAAAAAACATTACGAGGCGGAATTGCATCGCGCCGCGGAATTGCGCGAGCTGCTGCTGCGGACGATGAACGACGGGATTGCGGTTTTGGATCGCGCCGGGTATCTGCTCATCAGCAACCGCGCGCTGGAAGAAATTTTTGAAATGTCGCAAGCCGAGTTGCTGCAAAACCGGTTTTTGGAATTTCGCCGGGGCTGGCAAATCCGCACGCTGGAGGACGAAATTTTGCCGCTGCATCAACACCCGATTTATCTGGCGCTCAACGAGCAAAGACGCAGTAGCGATTGCCGTTTGCGAATCTGGCGTCCGGAAAAGGAAAAATATCTCTCCGTCAATGCTGCGCCGTTATATGATGAAAGAGAACAATTGATCGGCGCGATTGTGGCGCTGCGCGATATTACGGCAACGGTGCAGGACGGGCGGGCGCGGGAAATTTTGCAGCAACAGATGCAGCAAACCGCAAAGCTCGCCTCGCTCGGCGAATTGGCGGCCGGCGTCGCGCACGAAATCAACAATCCGATGACCGGCATCATCAACTATGCGCAGCTTTTGTACGATCGCGCGCCGCAAAATGACGAAAAGCAATTTCTGCTGCAAGGCATTTTGCGGGAGAGTGACCGCGTCACCAAAATCGTGCACAATCTCTTGACCTTTGCCCGGCAGCAGCCGCAGGAATATCATTGGGCCAGCCTCCCGGAGATGCTGGACTCCGTGCTCCATTTGATGGGCCATCGCCTGCGCAAAGACGGCATCAGGGTAAGCTGCGTGGTGCCGCCGGATTTGCCGCCGCTCAAATGCCGCAGCCAGCAGATTCAGCAAGTGTTCATCAACTTGTTGAGCAATGCGCATCACGCGCTGAATGAGAAATATTCCGGCGCGCACGAAAACAAAATGCTCAAAATTACGGCCGGCATGCTGCAACGCCAGGACCGGCGTTTCATTCGCATGGAATTTTACGATACCGGCGTTGGCATCGCGCCTGAAACGCTGCCGAAAATTTTCGATCCGTTCTTTACCACCAAGCAACGTTCCGAGGGAACCGGGCTCGGCCTCAGCATCAGTTACGGAATTATCAAGGAACATCAGGGCGACATTTTTGTGGAAAGCCAGCTTGGCGAGCACACGACGTTCATTGTCGAGCTGCCGGTTGATGATGGCAAGATGAATGATGAAAGACACCGGGACATCGCCTCCGATGCTCAAAACTAA
- a CDS encoding PAS domain S-box protein, translating to MLKTKRRRRKKQPQDDFRFLGLLESAPDAIVIFNRDGGVELINAQTEKLFGYKRDELLGKKVEMLLPARFRRAHSRHRKKYACNPRVQPIGFSLELAGRRKDGSEFPIEISLSPMETTDGVFITSIIRDVTERKQAEETLRLQSVIVRKMAEGVCLVSDREARIVYANPKFESMFGYEAGELIGKPVHILNYPTPANSSETMAAEIIDVLKQKGEASFEIHNVKKDGTPFWSRANISRFEHPQFGTVWVAVHEDITERKRIEEQIRVLNEELEQRVQRRTAQLEAANKELEAFSYSVSHDLAAPLRSIDGFSQILLEDYGGLLDDQGREYLQRVRVATQRMAQLINDMLNLSRVTRAEMRRESVDLSALARIVAAELQQVAPERCVEFVIAEGITATGDARLLRVVLENLLGNAWKFTGKRPSARIEFGVVHPNGVGDGRPIYFVRDDGAGFDMSYADKMFGAFQRLHDASEFEGTGIGLASVQRIINRHGGRVWAEGEVERGATFYFTL from the coding sequence ATGCTCAAAACTAAACGGCGGCGCCGGAAAAAACAGCCGCAGGACGATTTCCGCTTTCTCGGCCTGCTGGAATCAGCGCCGGACGCCATCGTCATTTTTAACCGCGACGGCGGCGTCGAATTGATCAACGCGCAAACGGAAAAACTTTTCGGTTACAAACGCGACGAGCTGCTCGGCAAGAAAGTTGAAATGCTGCTGCCCGCGCGTTTTCGCCGGGCGCATTCGCGCCATCGCAAAAAATACGCTTGCAACCCGCGTGTGCAGCCGATTGGTTTCAGCCTCGAGCTGGCCGGACGCCGCAAAGATGGCAGCGAATTTCCCATCGAGATCAGCCTCAGCCCGATGGAAACGACTGATGGCGTTTTCATTACCAGCATCATCCGTGATGTGACGGAACGCAAACAGGCTGAAGAAACCTTGCGCTTACAAAGCGTCATCGTCAGAAAAATGGCCGAGGGCGTTTGCCTGGTCAGCGATCGTGAAGCGCGGATCGTTTACGCCAATCCCAAATTCGAGAGCATGTTCGGCTATGAAGCCGGCGAGCTGATTGGAAAACCGGTGCACATTTTGAATTATCCCACACCGGCGAATTCGTCTGAAACGATGGCGGCGGAAATTATCGACGTTTTAAAGCAAAAGGGCGAAGCCTCTTTTGAAATTCATAACGTGAAAAAAGACGGCACGCCGTTCTGGTCGCGCGCCAATATTTCGCGCTTCGAGCATCCGCAGTTTGGCACGGTTTGGGTTGCGGTGCACGAAGACATTACCGAACGCAAACGCATCGAAGAGCAAATACGTGTTTTAAATGAGGAGCTCGAGCAGCGCGTTCAGCGACGCACGGCGCAGCTCGAGGCCGCCAACAAAGAGCTGGAAGCGTTCAGTTATTCGGTGTCGCACGATCTTGCGGCGCCGCTGCGCAGTATCGATGGTTTCAGCCAGATTTTGCTTGAAGATTATGGCGGTCTGCTTGATGACCAAGGCCGGGAGTATTTGCAACGCGTACGCGTCGCGACACAGCGCATGGCGCAACTGATCAACGACATGCTCAATCTCTCGCGCGTCACCCGCGCCGAAATGCGCCGCGAAAGCGTCGATCTCAGTGCGCTGGCGCGCATCGTCGCTGCCGAGTTGCAGCAGGTCGCGCCGGAGCGCTGCGTTGAGTTTGTCATTGCCGAGGGCATCACCGCCACCGGTGACGCGCGTCTATTGCGAGTGGTTTTGGAAAACTTGCTCGGCAACGCGTGGAAGTTTACCGGCAAACGCCCCAGCGCCCGCATTGAATTTGGCGTCGTGCATCCAAACGGTGTCGGCGACGGCCGTCCGATCTATTTTGTGCGCGACGACGGAGCTGGATTTGACATGTCTTATGCCGATAAAATGTTCGGGGCTTTTCAGCGTTTGCACGACGCCAGCGAGTTTGAAGGAACCGGCATCGGTTTGGCCAGTGTACAGCGCATTATCAATCGCCACGGCGGAAGGGTGTGGGCTGAAGGCGAGGTGGAACGTGGAGCGACATTTTATTTTACTTTGTGA
- a CDS encoding response regulator, translating to MNHRHKIILLVEDNPDDIALTRRALERNDFAGEVIVAHDGAEALDYLFAAGAYHGRDTSMMPKVVLLDLKLPKLDGLEVLSRIRNDERTKNLPVVILSMSNEEKDIWRCYRLGANSYIRKPVDFIQFSAAMQQFGRYWLQLNEAPPKMSWQEAASSLEIGAGVCTKN from the coding sequence ATGAACCATCGCCATAAAATTATTCTGCTGGTGGAAGACAACCCGGATGACATTGCGTTGACCCGGCGCGCGCTGGAGCGAAATGACTTTGCCGGTGAGGTGATTGTCGCCCACGACGGCGCGGAGGCGCTGGATTATCTTTTTGCTGCCGGCGCATACCACGGCCGTGACACGAGCATGATGCCAAAAGTTGTTCTGTTGGATTTGAAATTGCCCAAACTTGACGGCCTGGAAGTTTTGTCGCGCATTCGAAACGATGAACGCACGAAAAATCTTCCCGTCGTCATTCTCAGCATGTCGAATGAGGAAAAAGACATCTGGCGATGTTATCGTTTGGGCGCCAACAGCTACATTCGCAAGCCGGTCGATTTTATTCAATTCAGCGCAGCCATGCAGCAATTTGGACGCTACTGGCTGCAGTTGAATGAAGCACCACCGAAAATGAGTTGGCAGGAGGCTGCGAGTTCTCTCGAAATTGGGGCGGGAGTGTGTACCAAAAATTAA
- a CDS encoding diguanylate cyclase, whose product MRIPLRVLLIEDSPDDALLLLHELRRCDYDPVSERVDTLASMQAALDKETWDVIIADYTLPRFNALEALALCRERALETPFIIVSGTVGDEKAVAAMKAGAHDFLAKSNLARLGPAIQRAQQDADVRRACRRAEEALQKANEELEAKVAERTRALVRTNLKLRKAIHKLKKLSREDALTGLLNRRTILERATAEWVRWRRYVSPFSIMIIDVDDFKSINDHYGHLVGDQVLKLIANTIKRSIRAVDMVGRLGGEEFVVVMPETSAEGALTASQNILNHVRQAQLRSEVFSIQITVSIGIAAISPDDKNFDSVLQRADVALYAAKRQGKDRAVASAHGFPELVVASGGPSQKTRTFTVAS is encoded by the coding sequence ATGCGTATACCTCTTCGTGTTTTGTTGATTGAAGATTCGCCGGACGATGCCTTGTTGCTGCTGCACGAGCTGCGTCGCTGCGATTATGATCCGGTGTCCGAGCGTGTTGATACGCTGGCGTCCATGCAGGCGGCGCTCGACAAGGAAACCTGGGATGTGATCATTGCAGATTACACCTTGCCGCGTTTCAACGCGCTGGAAGCGCTGGCGCTGTGCAGAGAGCGAGCGTTGGAGACGCCTTTCATCATCGTTTCCGGCACGGTTGGCGATGAGAAAGCCGTCGCCGCGATGAAAGCCGGCGCGCATGATTTTCTCGCCAAAAGCAATCTGGCGCGGCTGGGCCCGGCGATCCAACGTGCGCAGCAAGACGCCGACGTTCGTCGCGCCTGCCGGCGCGCTGAAGAGGCTTTGCAGAAAGCCAATGAAGAACTGGAAGCCAAAGTGGCGGAACGCACGCGCGCTTTGGTTCGCACCAATCTGAAATTGCGGAAAGCGATTCATAAACTGAAAAAGCTTTCGCGCGAAGATGCGCTCACCGGTTTGCTGAACCGCCGCACGATTTTGGAGCGCGCCACCGCCGAATGGGTGCGCTGGCGGCGCTACGTCTCGCCGTTTTCCATCATGATCATCGACGTTGATGATTTCAAATCCATCAACGATCACTACGGGCACCTCGTCGGCGATCAAGTTTTGAAATTGATTGCCAACACCATCAAGCGCTCCATTCGCGCCGTCGACATGGTCGGCCGCTTGGGCGGGGAAGAGTTTGTCGTGGTCATGCCGGAAACTTCAGCCGAAGGCGCGCTGACCGCGAGCCAAAATATTCTGAATCACGTTCGCCAGGCGCAGTTGCGCTCCGAGGTTTTCAGCATTCAGATTACCGTGAGCATCGGCATTGCAGCGATCAGCCCTGACGATAAAAATTTTGACAGCGTTCTGCAGCGCGCCGATGTGGCGTTATATGCGGCCAAACGGCAGGGAAAAGATCGAGCCGTAGCGAGCGCCCACGGCTTCCCGGAGTTGGTGGTTGCCAGTGGCGGCCCGTCTCAAAAAACAAGAACATTCACCGTAGCAAGCTAA
- a CDS encoding flippase-like domain-containing protein, translating into MKSNSAAGSLLPSPKVMVRGIQGFLVFSLLGTLLGVWWKRPAGLEDFFRDLDGRFILILIPLIVLDSVVGGLRYRLYFDGKILPEVSLWNCMRSNWANMFMGAATPFQSGGGPAQLYILWRCGATVADGILSSLINYAATLIFFLMASVAALLLLPPDLFGENFAPLFKTGFIAIGGVAGLVLLTLIYPKLGMKVITKLFGLVPIRSPKFSARRNRLLHKLEVETQRFSEGFQKITRQKKWALAVTVLATLTLFSNKYLIGYVIARSLGQDVPFGIFLGLQIVQLLLIYFAPTPGASGVAELSSVWLMGKLLPEPLLLIYAVLWRFATTIIGAAIGGLVLIFDVRHWATNTKAPLPFNMAEQPIPIDEQRSI; encoded by the coding sequence ATGAAAAGCAACTCTGCCGCAGGTTCGCTGCTTCCCTCTCCCAAAGTCATGGTGCGGGGCATTCAAGGCTTCTTGGTCTTTTCACTCCTTGGAACGCTTCTCGGCGTATGGTGGAAAAGGCCGGCCGGGCTGGAAGATTTTTTTCGCGATCTTGACGGGCGATTTATTCTCATCTTGATTCCCCTGATCGTGTTGGATTCTGTGGTGGGCGGGCTGCGTTACCGGCTTTATTTCGACGGCAAGATTTTGCCCGAGGTTTCGCTGTGGAATTGCATGCGCTCGAATTGGGCAAACATGTTTATGGGCGCGGCAACGCCGTTTCAATCCGGCGGCGGGCCGGCACAACTGTACATTTTGTGGCGCTGCGGCGCAACGGTTGCCGACGGCATTCTCAGCTCGCTGATCAATTACGCGGCCACGCTGATTTTTTTCCTCATGGCCAGCGTGGCGGCGTTGCTGCTCCTGCCGCCTGATTTGTTCGGCGAAAATTTTGCGCCGCTTTTTAAAACCGGATTCATCGCCATCGGCGGCGTCGCCGGGCTGGTGCTCTTGACGCTGATCTATCCGAAGCTGGGGATGAAGGTCATCACCAAGCTCTTTGGCCTGGTGCCGATTCGCAGCCCGAAATTTTCAGCGCGGCGCAACCGTTTGTTGCATAAGCTCGAAGTGGAGACGCAGCGTTTTAGCGAAGGCTTTCAAAAAATCACTCGCCAAAAGAAATGGGCGCTGGCGGTTACCGTCCTGGCAACCTTGACGTTATTCTCCAACAAATATCTGATCGGCTACGTGATCGCGCGCTCGCTCGGACAGGATGTTCCCTTCGGAATATTTTTGGGACTGCAAATCGTCCAACTCCTGTTGATCTATTTCGCGCCCACCCCCGGCGCTTCCGGCGTCGCGGAACTCTCGTCGGTTTGGCTGATGGGAAAATTGCTTCCCGAGCCTTTGCTGCTCATTTATGCTGTGCTTTGGCGGTTCGCCACCACGATCATCGGCGCAGCGATCGGCGGACTGGTTTTGATATTCGATGTGCGGCACTGGGCGACCAACACAAAAGCGCCGCTTCCGTTCAACATGGCCGAGCAACCGATCCCTATCGATGAGCAAAGATCGATTTGA